A single region of the Cherax quadricarinatus isolate ZL_2023a chromosome 3, ASM3850222v1, whole genome shotgun sequence genome encodes:
- the LOC128705076 gene encoding FMRFamide receptor, with amino-acid sequence MASSATQTFLNNPSSNSSLLINGTYLQTVESLCWDNFNGRPTLPLPKLPRFICGLILTAIGLLGLAGNLISITILSRPKMRSSINCCLIGLTSFDMIVTSTSVLMFGLPEIGEYTQTMVWYTQGVFQRVTPFVFPLGLIAQTGSVYLTVTVTLERYIAVCRPLRARSLCTYGRARVYVISVALFSVLYNLPRFWEVSYQECYIRGEWLTVVVPSQLRQDPYYIEIYIMWLYLIVMYLIPFLSLMVFNFFIYKEVRAANHERQQLSRLQRKEIGLAVMLLVVVTVFFVCNVLAFIINILELLDITIDLLTMASNLLVTINSSVNFIIYCIFGQKFRKLFLKMFCSGVLSRAVRREVAIDSGAFGNNSLYGDSRMLSNGKTQMYRMSSWNGSRSSGRVFNPRSIHDHHGHSCRGTFWRIPRYSSVPLGDSSTSRTTPSSFTPSRSPSLVPQRGPIDNVHVL; translated from the exons ATGGCATCATCAGCCACTCAAACCTTCCTCAACAATCCATCAAGCAACTCATCACTGTTGATCAACGGGACTTACTTACAAACAGTAGAGTCTCTCTGTTGGGACAACTTCAACGGTAGGCCTACCCTGCCTCTGCCTAAACTGCCCAGGTTCATCTGTGGCCTCATTCTCACCGCCATAGGCCTATTAGGCCTGGCTGGAAACCTCATCTCTATTACCATTTTATCCAG ACCGAAAATGAGGTCATCCATCAACTGTTGTCTAATCGGTCTGACCAGCTTCGACATGATCGTCACCAGCACCTCGGTCCTGATGTTCGGTCTGCCAGAGATAGGAGAATACACCCAGACCATGGTCTGGTACACCCAGGGGGTCTTCCAGAGGGTCACCCCCTTTGTCTTCCCCCTGGGACTGATAGCCCAGACAGGTTCGGTCTACCTGACAGTCACGGTCACCCTGGAGAGGTACATTGCGGTCTGCAGACCGTTGAGGGCTCGGTCTCTGTGTACGTACGGTCGTGCTAGAGTGTACGTGATCAGTGTGGCGCTCTTCTCCGTCCTTTATAACCTTCCTAGATTCTGGGAGGTCTCTTATCAG GAGTGCTACATCAGGGGAGAATGGTTAACAGTCGTGGTCCCCTCACAACTACGACAGGATCCTTACTACATCGAGATCTACATCATGTGGCTATATCTGATTGTCATGTACCTGatccccttcctcagtctgatggTCTTTAATTTCTTCATCTACAAGGAG GTCCGCGCCGCCAACCACGAGCGCCAGCAACTGAGCCGCCTGCAACGCAAGGAGATAGGCCTAGCTGtcatgttgctggtggtggtcacTGTCTTCTTCGTCTGCAATGTTCTGGCTTTCATTATCAACATTCTGGAGTTGCTAGACATCACTATTGACCTCCTGACGATGGCTAGCAACCTGCTGGTCACTATTAATTCTTCAGTCAACTTTATCATCTACTGCATCTTCGGTCAAAAGTTTCGCAAGCTTTTCCTGAAGATGTTTTGCTCTGGGGTGCTGTCAAGGGCTGTCAGGAGGGAGGTGGCTATTGATTCAGGAGCTTTTGGCAACAATAGCCTTTATGGGGACTCCCGGATGCTGTCAAACGGCAAGACACAGATGTACCGGATGTCCTCTTGGAACGGATCGCGGTCATCCGGTCGGGTGTTCAACCCACGGAGCATCCACGACCACCATGGTCACTCCTGCAGGGGGACCTTCTGGAGGATCCCCAGGTACTCCAGTGTCCCCCTGGGGGACTCCTCCACttcaaggacgaccccttcctccttcactccatcCAGAAGTCCATCATTAGTACCCCAGAGGGGTCCTATAGATAATGTTCATGTCCTCTGA